The genomic window CGAGCCTGTTATCATATCCTGTCTTTAAGCTGAAAAGCCTTGGCCTCAGCCCATTACTACCTCAACAACGTGCTCTGTGCCTGCATCGAATACAGGGAGAACATTGCCGCTTACCTTCACGCCGTCGCAGGTAACGCTCTTGATACCCTTGCTGATGTGATCGGGGTTTGTGATAGTGATGTTGTAGGTGTTGCCTCTGAACTTTCTTGTAACCTTGAAGCCGTCCCAGCTCTCAGGGATAGACGGGTCGATCTTAAGACCGTCGTAGTCAGGTATGATACCTAAGATGAACTGCGATATAGCTACGAAGTTCCATGCAGCAGTACCTGTCAGCCAGCTGTTCTTAGCCTCGCCGTGTCTGCTTGCGTCCTTGCCTGCGATCATCTGAGCGTAAACGTAGGGCTCAGTCCTGTGCAGGTCGGATATGTCTTCAAGATAAGCAGGAGCTATCTTGGAATAGTATTCAAATGCCTGGTCGCCACGGCCAGCAGCAGCCTCAGCGCAGATTATCCATGCGTTGTTGTGGCAGAAGATACCTGCGTTCTCCTTGTAGCCTGCGGGATATGTCGATATCTCACCGTACTGCTTGTAGTACTTTGTGAATGCAGGGTTGTTGAGTACAAGACCGTACTTAGAGTCAAGATACTTCTTTACAGAGTTGAGCGTGATGATATCCTTGCCGCTCTCCTTGCCAAGACCGCCCATAACAGCGAAGCCCTGCGGCTCGATGAATATCTTGCCTTCCTCGCAGTCCTTCGAGCCCATCTTCTCGCCGAAGTCATCATATGCACGGAGGAACCACTCGCCGTCCCAGGCGTACTTTAAGGTGTTCTCGTTCATCTTGTCTATCTCAGCCTGTGCCTTTGCAGCCTCGTCATCAAGACCCTTTGCCTTGCAGAGTGCAACGTACTCAGGTCCTATGTAGCTCATCATGCAGGCAACCATTACAGACTCAGCAACACGGCTGAACTTCTGCTCGCCGTACTTAGGCGATGTGTATGTCTGGAAGCTCTCACCGGGTGTGTCAGAGTGGCAGGAAAGGTTGATGCAGTCGTTCCAGTCTGCACGCATAGCGAGCGGCAGACCGTGAGGGCCTACAAAGTTAGCAACGTGCCAGAAGCTCATCTTTAAGTGATGCATCATCGACTGTGCCTTGCTCTCGTCGTTGTCGTAAGGCACCTGCTCGTCAAGTATAGTCCAGTCGCCTGTCTCCTTGATGTACTGAGCAGTAGAAAGTATCATCCACAGCGGGTCATCAGAGAAGTCGCCGCCGATAGCGTCGTTGCCCTTCTTTGTGAGAGGCTGATACTGGTGATAGCAGCCGCCGTCCTCAAACTGTGTAGCAGCAAGGTCAAGGATACGCTCTCTTGCTCTGTCGGGTATCTGGTGAACGAAGCCTAAAAGATCCTGGTTGGAATCTCTGAAGCCCATGCCTCTGCCGATGCCGCTCTCAAAGTAGGAAGCAGATCTTGACATATTGAATGTGACCATGCACTGATACTGGTTCCAGATGTTTACCATTCTGTTGAGCTTCTCATCGTTTGTCTCAACATGATACTGTGAAAGAAGTGCTTCCCAGCTTGCCTTTAATTCTTCAAGAGCCTTGTCAGCCTTCTCAGCTGTGTTCATAGCCTCTATCATAGCATAAGCCTTGCTCTTGTTCATCGAGCCGTCAGCGTTCCACTTGTTCTCTCCGTTCTCAACGTAGCCAAGAAGGAATACTAAAGCCTTCTCCTCACCGGGAGCGAGCTTGATGTCTACGCAGTGAGATGCGATAGGCGACCAGCCGTCAGCAACAGAGTTGTTTGACTTGCCTGCAAATACAGCCTGCGGGTTTGCAAAGCCGTTATAAAGACCCATAAATGTTTCTCTGTCGGTATCATAGCCGCAGATATCAGTATTTACAGTGTAGAATGCAAAGTGATCTCTTCTCTCCTTGTATTCTGTTTTGTGGAAGATAGTCGAGCCCTCGATCTCTACCTCACCTGTGTTGAAGTTTCTCTGGAAGTTCTCGCCGTCGTCCTGTGCGTTCCAGAGACACCATTCAAGGAATGAGAAGAGCTTAAAGCTCTTTTCCTTATCTGTGGTATTTTTGAGTATCATCTTCTGTACCTCGCCGTTAAAGTTCTGAGGAACGAAGAATGTCACCTCGGCGCTGATACCGTTTTTCTCGCCCTTGATAATGGTATAGCCGATACCGTGACGGCAGGAATAGCTGTCAAGCTCAGTCTTTACAGGGCTCCAGCCCGGGCTCCATACTGTTTCGCCGTCGTTGATGTAGAAGTATCTGCCGCCCATGTCAACGGGTACGTTGTTGTAGCGGTATCTTGTTATTCTCCTGAGTCTTGCGTCCTTGAAGAAGCTGTAACCGCCTGCGGTATTCGAGATGAGTGAGAAAAACTCCTGTGTGCCGAGATAGTTTATCCACGGATAGGGAGTTCTCGGGTTGGTGATGACGTATTCCTTGTTCACGTCATCGAAGAAACCAAACTTCATAATAAATTTCCACCTTTCCTTAACAATGCACAATGCACAATGCACAATGCACAATTTGTGCATCACATTTATACAAGGTGCAAAAATTCACTTTTTTATATTAAGCCGTAGGGCTTAATTACGATTAAAAAGAGCTCACGCTTACAGCTCACCAAACAATACTCTCATATAATCTCTTCTGCCGTAGATAACTCTGTCAACTCTGACATCATCTCCGCTAATGCGATAAAATGCAAGATATTCATTATATGAAACATACCTGTATCCGCTGAAAAGACCGCCCTCAAAATACAGCGGCGCACCGAGCTTTGAATGGTCTTTGAGCCTGTCAACGGCATCAAGTATCCCATTGACGGTATTCATAGCCGCATCGGGGGCATTCAGGTTTAGTGCGATATACTCCCATATCTCGTCAAGATCGTTTTGCGCCATTGGCGAATAGCTAACATTATTCATAGCTTTTTATCCCTAAAATGCGCTCTCACATCATCAGATGAGATATAGCCGCTCTCCTCTGCCGATCTTCTTCCCTTTTCAAGCTCGCACATAAGCTGTAAAGCCGCTTTGGTCTTTTCATATTCCTCCTGCTCGGAAATATCAACTATTGCGTATTTCCCCCTGCCGTCCTTAGTAAGGAATACAGGTGAACCTACTGCGACCTCCTGCAATACTCCCGCATAATTATTCAGGTCTGTTATAGGTATAATATTCGGCATATCATCGCCTCCTTATCACAGCTTCTGATCGTAAGACACCACACATCTGCTTCTTTTGCCGCATTTGGGGCATCTGAGCACCTTGTCCTCGCCGTAGTGACCGCTTAGATAAAACTTATACCACGTCGCACGGAAGCGATGACCGCATTTTTCGCAGGTGTAGACTGTTTTTGACATATCTGCCGCACCGAAAAGCGCAAGTATCAAGGCTGCGGCTATAACGATAACTGCTAATATCGGGTTATCCATAGCACTTGCCTCCTCTTTTCTCACTCCGAACATTTACTTATTCATATCAAGCCTTGCGGCTTAAAAACTTAAGGTCATGCTGTGTATTCCGCCGAATACGACTTGTGACTGTATTCATATGTCAGCGATGCCTCGGTGATAAGGCCGCCTTCAACGGTAAATGTATAGTCTATACTCTCAGGGTTTATTACCTCTTTTATAGAGAACATTGCAGGAGCGGCTTCCATAACTTCCTTTGCGATAGCTACGGCTTCGCTGCCGTCGCCCCTTCTGTATTCCCCGTCAGGTATTTTAGCGTCCTTGAACCGTTCGTTTGTCTTTACAAGCAGCCACTGTGCGTGTGCTTTTGTATATAAAGAGCAATAGTAGTCCAGATACTCTACGGGCTTGTCATCGTTATCACGCATATAAAACCCGTCGATAAGGTATTTGTCATTATCAGCATCTGCCGAAACTCTTACATATCCAAGCGAAGTATCATTCTCTGAAAACCTGAGGTTTATGCCTATGTACGGCTCGTCTTCCAGATCGTAATCTAAACCGTTTGTAGAATCCGCCTTGTATACAGAAAAGAACTTCTGATACAGATCATCAAGCTCTGCTGCAAATTCGTCAGTACACAGCGCCTTGGCAGACTCAGTGTCTTCCTTTGCCATAAAGCCGCACCATTTAAAAGCGACCTCGTGCGCACGCTCGTATATGTCTCCCTTTGAGAGATCTTCAGCCTCGCTTTCGCTGTCCTGCTGCTCATTTTCAGACGAGCTGTCACCGCTCTTGCTTTCATTTGCTTCCTGCACCTGTGACGAAGAAGCAGCCGTATCCTTTTTGCTGCTGTCCTTTACATCTCCGCAGGAAACAAGCACCGCACAGCAAAATGCTGCGAGCAATGCTAAGAATTTTCTGTTTTTCATTTTGTTTTCCTCGCTTGTTGTCTCTTGTTTTTATCTTTTTTGTTTATATCAAGCCAAAGGGCTTGTTTTCTTTATAATTTCCGCTCATACGACACCATGCACAGAAGCGATACCTCGATCATGCATTGCTCAGAGCACCTCAAACCTCTGCCAGCACCTGAACACCTCGCCCTTTTGAAGCTCAGTGTAGCCCGATACCTCTCCCGGCAGACTCAGGTTCGGCGAGTTTATCATGGCTGTCATAGGCTCGGGGCAGAAGTACCCCTTGTCGCCGCAGTGGTTCCACATATTCCAGAACTTGAATTCTCCGGAAACTTCGTTTATTATCTTTCTGCCCGACTGCCTGTCGGTTATGATAATGCCGTAGAAAGGCTTGCCGTCAAGGGTCGTCTCTCCTGCTGTGTACATATCGTTTGAAATGTCGTGGCAGACTGCCTGCATATCGCCGCTCTTGTACTGCTTGTCGTAATCTGAAAGCTCTGCCAATTCCTCAGTCGGCAGACATCTCTCATCAAGTACGCACTTCTTTACCACCGGCACCTCAAAGAACAGCTTCGCCTCGTCGCCGCCGTCAGTTATCGGAGCATTTATGCAGGTGTGAGTGCATACCGATACCGGCAAAGCCTTGTCAGCCTTGCTTTCAAGCTCTATCTCCTGTAAAAGTCCCTCACTGCTCAGCGTGAATGTGTAGCTTATCCTGAATTCAAGAGGGAGATATCTAAACATCTCGTCCCCCTCGTCAAAATCATAGTAAGTCCTGCATACTGCCTTGTCGCCCTGTACCTCGCACAGCTCTACCTTGTGCTCTCTCTTGTGAACAAAGCCGTGAATGAAGTTCTCAAGATCCTTTTCATTTATCGGCAGATGATATACCGCATCAGAGGTCTTAAGCACTCCCCTGTCAAAGCGGTTCGGCAGATAGAGTGTAGGCAGTCCCCATATCTCTCTTGCTTCGTTTATCTGCTCTGCTGTTATCTCGTCCTTATAGCGGAACACCTCGGTCTTCTTTTCCTCGTTTCTGAGTCTCAGCACCGAGCTGCCCATGCTGTATGCTATGACAGCCGTGTAGCCTCCTGCTTCAAGGCGCACAGTCTTCACGCCCTTAAAATCAAACTCCCTCTCGACCTTAGCCATTTTTCAGTACCCCTTTGTGTATTTTAAATAGTAAGTATTATTTACGAAAACGTTTAGTTGCTACAATTATAACATATTTTTCTGCCAAAGACAAGTATTTTGTCTTAAAATTATAGTACATTTCCCGTAAAAAATCGGGGGGCAATTCAATGCAAAATGCACAAACAGTCACTTAAAGAAAGCCTGTAGTCCCTCATCGAACTCCCTGTATCCCTCCGGCCATGAGTTGGAGCCGCCCGACCAGTGTTTCTTTCCGCCTATTTCTATCGACAGGTGGAAGCCCTCGCCGTCGAGCACATCTGGGTTGCTGTATGACTGCCCGAGCCACCCTCTTACGCCCCATTTGCCGAGCCCCTCGCAGAAGCCTTCATAATCCGCCTTTCCGAGCGTGACACGTTTTTCAAGGCACTCCTCACGCTCCTCGTCATCGTTCCAGCGGCCGTAGTAGAGCGAGCAGACAAAGTCCTTCCCGTCCCACACGAGTTCATACTCCCGGCTTTCCGCCTCGCACCAGTTTTCCGAAAGCGACAGCTTTTCAAACACTATCGGTGCCTTCACAGCATTTTCTGCCACTGCTTCAAGTCCTTCACCCACAGGCAGCATAGCACATTCCTCCTTTTTATTTGCATTATCTGCGCACCGAGCCGTCAATGCAGCGTTCATCGTCAGTGTCGCCGCAAGGCAAGCTATCAGCGCCAAGTGCATTGTTCTCTTTTGGTTCTTTCTCATTTTCTGCTCCTTCTCTCCGGGGGGGGGGTGGGGGCGGCCTCGCCATTCGGCATCGGCCGCCGGCGCTTCGCTCGGCTGTCGCCTCGCTTCGCTTGCCGCAAATGCGGCCGCACCGTGCCTTCGGCACGGCTCCCTGTTCGCCGCCTAAGTCGGCTCCGCCGATATGGAGCTCTGCTCCGTTTCAGTCGAGCTTGCGAGAATGAAACAATCTACGCAAGGGCTCTGCCGTTTTGTTCGAGCTTGCGAGAATAAAACAATACCCGCAAACTTTTTTTGAGGAAAAAAGTTTGACAAAAAACCTTTTTGCCCCTATGTTCTTTATTACTGTTTATCTTTTATTATTTTTTATTTTCCCACACAGAACTTTGCAAACACTTCATTTACCACGGCTTCTCCTGCCTTCTCTCCCGTCAGCTCCGCAAGGTGTTCAGCCGCCCTGTCTACAGTAACGGTCACAGCGTCGAGCGTCAATCCTGCTTCGAGTGCCCTGACAGCGTCCTCGATGCATTCCAAAGCCCTCTCGGCGCACATCTTCTGTCTCTCGTTTGCAAAAACGGTACTGTCGGCGTTGTAGTCCTCCGGCGTGAACATAGTCTCTATCATTCCCGAAAGCTCCTCACGCCCCTCGCCCGAGCCTGCACTTATAGCGATGATGTTGTCCGAGTATCTCTCAAACTCCGTCCTGTCCGCCGCCTGCGCCTTGTCCGTCTTGTTGAGCACGATGACGGTCTTCTTTTTAAGCCCTGCGATAAAGTCGAGCAGCTCCCTGTCCTCATCATCAAGCGGTGATGATATGTCAAACACAGCGATGATGAGCCTGCATTCTTCAAGCCTGCTCTTTGCAAGCTCCACGCCCATTTTTTCCACCGTGTCATCAGTTCCGTGTATCCCTGCCGTGTCGGATATCCGTAAGGTCACAGCCCCCAGCCGCACGCTCTCTTCTATTACGTCTCTCGTCGTTCCTGCAATGTCGGTAACTATCGAGCGGTCATACCCAAGCAGTAGATTCATAAGCGTTGATTTGCCGACATTAGGCTTCCCTGCGATGACCGTGTCTACGCCGTTTTTGATTATCATGCCGCTGTCGTAGTCTCTGAGCAGCCGCTTTAGTGCTTTTCTGTTTTCCTTGAGCGTTTCAAGCAGCTCGCTCTCGTCCACCTCGGGAATGTCCTCCTCAGGGTAGTCCACCCACGCCGCCAGCTCGCCGAGACTCTTTATCAGGCTGTCGCTTATCTTCTTGATGTCGGCATACAGCCTGCCCTTTCTTGCAAGCGCCGCCGATGAAAGCGCATAGTCGCCCTCAGCGCTCAGCATATCCGACACTGCCTCGGCCTGTGTCAGCGACAGCTTGCCGTTTATAAACGCCCTCTTTGTGAATTCCCCTGCCATTGCCGGCTCGCAGCCGGCCTCTATGCAAAGGCGCAGTATCTTCTTTGTGACGTATATCCCCCCGTGGCAGGATATCTCGCAGACGTCCTCCCCGGTGTAAGACTTGGGCGCTCTGAATACGGTGAGTACGGCATCATCTACCGTCCTGCCGTCCTTGTCCCTTACCTCTCCGTAGGCGCAGGTGTAGCCCTCCATGCTGCTCACTGCCTTGTCAGCAAAGGGATAAAACACCCTCTCAGCCGCCGCCAGAGCTCCCTCGCCGCTTATTCTTATAACAGCTATCCCCCCGACCCCGAGCGGAGTAGATATTGCGCAAATAGTAGACATTATCACATTTCCTCCATAAATATATCGTTCCCTTTCATTATACACCAGAACAGCCAAATAATCAATATGATAATATGTATTTTCCCCATACAGCCGGGTTTATCTTCGCAGATCTTATATCCGTCCGCCAATGTGACCTGTTACCTGAAAAAAGCATTGTGCAAACTGCCACGAACGCCCCGTTGCATATTGTATAAAACATCAAATAATTTATCATATCCTATTATGCTTTTTCCCTTGTATTGACTTTGTATTTGCTAAAAAGTATAATTGTATTTGGAGTGAGTGTTATGAACGGTATCAAAAATTTCACATTATCGCCCTTCCCGGAGGGCACAAGTATAGATAAGTTTTTTCAGTTCCATTCAGGCAGCTGTATCATAATGTCTATAGGCAGAGCCTCCCCCTCACAGGGAAAGGGCGAGTACCACGCCGTGCTCTACTATAACGGCTTTATACGCCATTTAAGACAGAGCGGTATCAGAACGTCCGAGCCCGGCTATCCGTTCGTTCAGGGTCTGCTCGATGCCGCAAGACTTATAAAGCGCCCCTGCCCCGTGATAATACTCACAGCAACAGACGCAGGCTTCGGCGACAGTAACAGCCCCAACAGGGTCTGCTGCGACCTTGTCATGCGTACACTGCTCACAGCCGGCTGCTCGGTCACAGTCACAGTGGCACACGGCAGGTCAGGCGAGCTTGCAAGGTTTATGGAAACGAAGATTTAGGCGATACACTTAACATATGCAAAGATATTAAACCCATATATAAGATAACGAAAGGAAGATCGCTTATGAAGAAGACCCGAACACTCAGCCTTGTAATGGCGCTTGCCATTACCTTTTCTCTCGCAGGCTGTAATAGATCATACTCCTCCTCCGGCTCATCTTCAGCCTCCGACAGCTCATCATCAGTAAAGACCGAGGATAAGCCCGACACCTCCTCTGATGATGAAAGCTCTGCTGATGACAGCTCCAAAGACGACGACTCATCTGCCGATGCCGAGCGTAACGAGAGCCGTGTCAAGTTCTCAGCCGAGGGAGGCGTGTATGATAAGGCCTTTGACCTCACCCTTGACTGCGGCGAGGGTAAGGTCTACTATACCACCGACGGCTCCGACCCTGCAGCGAGCAGCACAAGAATGGAATATACCGATAAGATAGAGATAAAGAGCCGTGCAGGCGACAAAAACGTAGTCTCGGCAGTCTCCCCGACGCTTATCTCCGGCAATTTCAATAAGATAGACTATGAATCCAAGACCTTCGTCTGCGAAAAGGAAGCCCCTGCTGACGATAAGGTCGATAAGTGTACAGTCATAAGGGCCTCCGCTCAGGATAAGGACGGTAAATGGTCGCCTACTGAAACTCAGACCTACTATATAGGAACAGCCGAGGAGCATATCAAGGGTCTTGCCGAGAGTGCCAAGGCCTGCGGCGGCACCCTTGCAGTTGTCAGCATCAGTACCGACTTTGATAACTTCTTTGACAGCGCTAAGGGCATCTATGTCAAGGGCGACCTGTTTGAGAATGACTTCAAAAAGCAGCTTGACAGCGGTGAATTAAATACCGACGGCGAGACAGCACGAAAGGGGATAGATGCCAACTATAAAGGCCGTGGCAAGGAGTGGGAGCGCCCCTGCCATGTCAACTTCTTCGAGATGTCACCCGACAGCACCACACAGCTCATATCGCAGGACTGCGGCATAAGGATACAGGGCAACTACTCACGCTCCGACCTTGTAAAGGGTCTGCGCCTCTACGCTAAGAAGGACTACGGCGAGAAGAAGTTCGAGGGCGATGTCTTCAAGGGCAAGGCAACTGATAAGGACGGCAATAAACTTGAGAGCTTCAAGACACTCACCCTGCGTGCCGGCGGCAACTGCGCATTCACGGCAAAATTCAACGATACCTATTGGCAGGACGTAAGCCAGTCGCTTGACTGCTCGACAAAGGCATCACGCCCCTGCGTGGTATACTTAAACGGCGAGTACTGGGGTCTATATGTCCTTGAAGAAGACTACTCTGATAACTATTTTGAAGACCACTACGGCGTTGACGATAAGCAGGTAGTTATCTATAAGGGCGATGCTGAGGAGTATAAGTCGGGCTATAAGCTCGATGAGGGCAAGCTGCCCGAGGGCGAGAACGAGGATTACTTCTTTAAAGACCTTAAGGATTTCTTCAAGACCCACGATGACCTTAAGAGCAAGGAAGACTATGAGGAATTCTCAAAACTCGTCGATGTTGACAGCGTGCGTGACTACTTCCTCGCCGAGGTCTGGATAAATAATAAGTGGGACTGGCCGGGCAAGAACTGGTCGATGTGGAAGACCGCCGAGGTCGATGAAAGCAACGAGTACGCCGATGGCAGATGGAGATTTTTGTTCTATGATATGGAGTTCGGCGGCGTCAGCGGTAAGAGCGATGCCTTCACCAACACCGTCAAGGAGGATAACTATAAGCGTAACGGCCTGCTCGATATGGACACCAATAACCCTGCCGTGCTCTGCTATGCATACCTCATGACAAACGACGACTTCAAGAAGGATTTCTGCGATAAGCTCGAAGGCCTTTCAAACGGCATCTATAAAAAGGATACCCTCCTTGCCGCCCTCGACAGTTATGAGAGCGAGTATGGCCCCCTCTATGAGCAGTTCTTTGACAGATATCCCGATACAGGCTCAAAGGACGAGGCCTTAAGCGGCGGCTATGCTTCCTCACAGTGTATCAGAGATTTCGTTGAAAAGCGTGAGGATAATATCTCCGGTATGATCAAGTGGATAGACCGCACACTGAAATAACTCCCGTAAGTTTTTCTCTTGGCTTTGATATTTCAGGGAGCGCCAGATCATAAATTGTAAGGTGAAAGAATGAAAAGCAAATACCTATCCGTAGTACTCGCACTGCTGCTGACCGGCTGCGGTGATAAGATATCCGATAACCCCGATGCCGTGAGCACCGTGGAGCAGACGACCGCCGCCGTCACCGAGCAGCCCGTAGAAACGACTACTACCACCACCGCAGCCACGACCACGGCGGTGACCACGAAGAAAAAGCCTAAAAAGCCTAAGATAGAGTATTCCTATAAGGATACCTTAGAGGTCTATCAGAAGCTCACCGTCTCCGACTGGCTTGAAGACTGTACAGTCGCCCCCGACGACGGCGATGCGCTCGTCCCGACCGATTCGGTGGGGACGCATAAGCTCACAGTCAGCTTCGGCGGTGAGGAAAAGACGATAAAGTATACCGTTGCCGATACCACAGCGCCTGTGTTTATCTATTGCCCGGACGTAATAACCGTGCATACCGGCTCGGGGTTTGACCCGAATATCAATACAGGCTTCGGCGATAACTTCGATAAAGCCCCTGCAGTCAGCTATGAGGGCACAGTCGATACCAAGACCCCCGGCGACTACGATATCATACTGACGCTTAAGGATTCAAGCGGCAACACCACCACCAAGACCGCTACCGTAAGCGTCGTCGATACTCTCCCCCAGGGTCGTACCGATATCCCAAAAAGCGACTTTGCCGACTTTAAGCAGGCCTATTCGTCAGACACCGCCGATGTCGGTATAGACGTCAGCTACTGGCAGGGCGATATCGACTTTAAGGCCGTTAAGAACGCCGGCTGCAGCTTCGTCTTTGTGAGGGCGGCGCACCACTCGGATAATATCTACCCCGATGAGAACTTCCAGAAAAACCTCACCGGCGCAATAGACGCAGGCCTTGATACGGGCGTGTATTTCTATAGCTCCTGCTCCTCCCCCGAGGAAGCGAAAGAGCACGCACAGTGGGTAGTAGATAAGCTCGCAGGCCGTGAGCTCCAGCTGCCCGTAGCCTTTGACTGGGAGAGCTTTGACCGCTTCCAGCGCTATGGAATGAGTATCCATGACCTTAACCTCTGCTATGACGCATTCCGTGAGGTCATCGAGCAAAACGGCTATAAGGCAGTTCTTTATAGCAGTAAGAGCTTCCTTGAAAGCTTCTGGGAGGAAGATAATAGCCGGGAGGTGTGGCTTGCACACTACGCCGAGCAGACAGATTATGAGGGAATGTATACCTATTGGCAGCAGGGACTATGTAATATAAGCGGTATCAGCGGCGATGTCGATGCAGATGTAAGATATAAAGAGTAAAAATATAGGCAACACCGCTGGGCCATTGTACGTCAGACACGCAGTCAAATTTTTCGTCAGATTGGCTAAATTTACCGCAGGAATACTAACGTATTTCAAGGTAAATTTGGGTAATATGACGGAAAATTTGCAAGTGGATGGCGTGCAAAGGTATCCGCCGGTGGCCCGGCGGTGTTGCCTATAATAATAATCAGAAAGTTTGACAAAAAACCAAAGCGTGTGAGTGCCAAAACGTAGGAGCATAAAAACACAAGAAGGTTTTTTGTCAAACTTTTTTCCTCAAAAAAAGTTTGCGGGCCTGGGCGGAGCCCAGCAGGGCGTGGGGCTGGCCCCACATCGGCGGCGCCGACCCGGCGGCGAACAAGTAAAAAAAACAGCACGCACTTCGAGCCTTAACGCCCCTTCCGGAACGAATTTGTTCGCCGCCCCCACTGCCGCAAACAGGGAGCCGTGCCAAAGGCACGGTGCGACCGCATTTGCGGCAGCCCTTGCGCAGCA from Ruminococcus sp. NK3A76 includes these protein-coding regions:
- a CDS encoding glycosyl hydrolase family 65 protein; amino-acid sequence: MKFGFFDDVNKEYVITNPRTPYPWINYLGTQEFFSLISNTAGGYSFFKDARLRRITRYRYNNVPVDMGGRYFYINDGETVWSPGWSPVKTELDSYSCRHGIGYTIIKGEKNGISAEVTFFVPQNFNGEVQKMILKNTTDKEKSFKLFSFLEWCLWNAQDDGENFQRNFNTGEVEIEGSTIFHKTEYKERRDHFAFYTVNTDICGYDTDRETFMGLYNGFANPQAVFAGKSNNSVADGWSPIASHCVDIKLAPGEEKALVFLLGYVENGENKWNADGSMNKSKAYAMIEAMNTAEKADKALEELKASWEALLSQYHVETNDEKLNRMVNIWNQYQCMVTFNMSRSASYFESGIGRGMGFRDSNQDLLGFVHQIPDRARERILDLAATQFEDGGCYHQYQPLTKKGNDAIGGDFSDDPLWMILSTAQYIKETGDWTILDEQVPYDNDESKAQSMMHHLKMSFWHVANFVGPHGLPLAMRADWNDCINLSCHSDTPGESFQTYTSPKYGEQKFSRVAESVMVACMMSYIGPEYVALCKAKGLDDEAAKAQAEIDKMNENTLKYAWDGEWFLRAYDDFGEKMGSKDCEEGKIFIEPQGFAVMGGLGKESGKDIITLNSVKKYLDSKYGLVLNNPAFTKYYKQYGEISTYPAGYKENAGIFCHNNAWIICAEAAAGRGDQAFEYYSKIAPAYLEDISDLHRTEPYVYAQMIAGKDASRHGEAKNSWLTGTAAWNFVAISQFILGIIPDYDGLKIDPSIPESWDGFKVTRKFRGNTYNITITNPDHISKGIKSVTCDGVKVSGNVLPVFDAGTEHVVEVVMG
- a CDS encoding type II toxin-antitoxin system RelE/ParE family toxin, with the translated sequence MNNVSYSPMAQNDLDEIWEYIALNLNAPDAAMNTVNGILDAVDRLKDHSKLGAPLYFEGGLFSGYRYVSYNEYLAFYRISGDDVRVDRVIYGRRDYMRVLFGEL
- a CDS encoding type II toxin-antitoxin system prevent-host-death family antitoxin; this translates as MPNIIPITDLNNYAGVLQEVAVGSPVFLTKDGRGKYAIVDISEQEEYEKTKAALQLMCELEKGRRSAEESGYISSDDVRAHFRDKKL
- a CDS encoding aldose 1-epimerase, with the translated sequence MAKVEREFDFKGVKTVRLEAGGYTAVIAYSMGSSVLRLRNEEKKTEVFRYKDEITAEQINEAREIWGLPTLYLPNRFDRGVLKTSDAVYHLPINEKDLENFIHGFVHKREHKVELCEVQGDKAVCRTYYDFDEGDEMFRYLPLEFRISYTFTLSSEGLLQEIELESKADKALPVSVCTHTCINAPITDGGDEAKLFFEVPVVKKCVLDERCLPTEELAELSDYDKQYKSGDMQAVCHDISNDMYTAGETTLDGKPFYGIIITDRQSGRKIINEVSGEFKFWNMWNHCGDKGYFCPEPMTAMINSPNLSLPGEVSGYTELQKGEVFRCWQRFEVL
- the mnmE gene encoding tRNA uridine-5-carboxymethylaminomethyl(34) synthesis GTPase MnmE, translating into MSTICAISTPLGVGGIAVIRISGEGALAAAERVFYPFADKAVSSMEGYTCAYGEVRDKDGRTVDDAVLTVFRAPKSYTGEDVCEISCHGGIYVTKKILRLCIEAGCEPAMAGEFTKRAFINGKLSLTQAEAVSDMLSAEGDYALSSAALARKGRLYADIKKISDSLIKSLGELAAWVDYPEEDIPEVDESELLETLKENRKALKRLLRDYDSGMIIKNGVDTVIAGKPNVGKSTLMNLLLGYDRSIVTDIAGTTRDVIEESVRLGAVTLRISDTAGIHGTDDTVEKMGVELAKSRLEECRLIIAVFDISSPLDDEDRELLDFIAGLKKKTVIVLNKTDKAQAADRTEFERYSDNIIAISAGSGEGREELSGMIETMFTPEDYNADSTVFANERQKMCAERALECIEDAVRALEAGLTLDAVTVTVDRAAEHLAELTGEKAGEAVVNEVFAKFCVGK
- a CDS encoding CotH kinase family protein → MKKTRTLSLVMALAITFSLAGCNRSYSSSGSSSASDSSSSVKTEDKPDTSSDDESSADDSSKDDDSSADAERNESRVKFSAEGGVYDKAFDLTLDCGEGKVYYTTDGSDPAASSTRMEYTDKIEIKSRAGDKNVVSAVSPTLISGNFNKIDYESKTFVCEKEAPADDKVDKCTVIRASAQDKDGKWSPTETQTYYIGTAEEHIKGLAESAKACGGTLAVVSISTDFDNFFDSAKGIYVKGDLFENDFKKQLDSGELNTDGETARKGIDANYKGRGKEWERPCHVNFFEMSPDSTTQLISQDCGIRIQGNYSRSDLVKGLRLYAKKDYGEKKFEGDVFKGKATDKDGNKLESFKTLTLRAGGNCAFTAKFNDTYWQDVSQSLDCSTKASRPCVVYLNGEYWGLYVLEEDYSDNYFEDHYGVDDKQVVIYKGDAEEYKSGYKLDEGKLPEGENEDYFFKDLKDFFKTHDDLKSKEDYEEFSKLVDVDSVRDYFLAEVWINNKWDWPGKNWSMWKTAEVDESNEYADGRWRFLFYDMEFGGVSGKSDAFTNTVKEDNYKRNGLLDMDTNNPAVLCYAYLMTNDDFKKDFCDKLEGLSNGIYKKDTLLAALDSYESEYGPLYEQFFDRYPDTGSKDEALSGGYASSQCIRDFVEKREDNISGMIKWIDRTLK
- a CDS encoding GH25 family lysozyme, with amino-acid sequence MKSKYLSVVLALLLTGCGDKISDNPDAVSTVEQTTAAVTEQPVETTTTTTAATTTAVTTKKKPKKPKIEYSYKDTLEVYQKLTVSDWLEDCTVAPDDGDALVPTDSVGTHKLTVSFGGEEKTIKYTVADTTAPVFIYCPDVITVHTGSGFDPNINTGFGDNFDKAPAVSYEGTVDTKTPGDYDIILTLKDSSGNTTTKTATVSVVDTLPQGRTDIPKSDFADFKQAYSSDTADVGIDVSYWQGDIDFKAVKNAGCSFVFVRAAHHSDNIYPDENFQKNLTGAIDAGLDTGVYFYSSCSSPEEAKEHAQWVVDKLAGRELQLPVAFDWESFDRFQRYGMSIHDLNLCYDAFREVIEQNGYKAVLYSSKSFLESFWEEDNSREVWLAHYAEQTDYEGMYTYWQQGLCNISGISGDVDADVRYKE